The DNA window TCCTGTGGGGTGTCACTGAGGATCTTGAATTTGATTCCGAGGGGGATGCCCGCCTCGTGGGTCATGCGGGCGAGCTGTCCGCCGCCGACCATGCCGACTACCGGGAACGTCACACCTCCAGGGTATCCGGCGGTATTCCGCCATCCGGACGGGCCCCTGGCGCGGACCCGCCGGTGTGCCGTGCGTCGCACGGTGTCGGAAGGCACAGACGGACCGTGGGGGCGACACTTAACATGTGGGGGTTGACGGAGAACAGCGGACGCCCCCGTGCGGGGCGGTGACCGACAGGGACTGACCATTCAGATGAGCACGCCGGGGAACGGATCTGTTCTCGAACGCGTACGCGGTCTCGTGCGGGAGGTCGCCAAGTTCGGGGCGGTCGGCGGTCTGGGTGTGCTGGTCAACCTGGGTGTCTTCAACCTGATCCGGCACACGACCGACCTCCAGGTGGTGCGCGCGAGCGTGATAGCCACCGTGGTCGCCATCGCCACGAACTACCTCGGCTTCCGCTACTTCGCCTACCGGGACCGCGCCAAGAGCGGCCGGACCCGCGAGCTGACCCTGTTCGCCGCCTTCAGCGCGGTCGGCCTGGTCATCGAGAACGGCGTGCTGTACACGGCGACGTACGGCTTCGGATGGGACGGACCGGTCGCCACCAACGTCTTCAAGTTCATCGGCATCGGCACCGCGACCGTCTTCCGCTTCTGGTCGTACCGGACCTGGGTCTTCAAGGCCCTGCCGCCGGCCGCCGAGGTCGAGCCGATACCCGGGCCGGCTCCGCTGCCGAGGCCGGACCGCAGGCCCGAACCGCAGCCGGAGCCGGAACCCGCACCCGCCGCGAGCTGAGGCGCGGCCGGCCTAGCGGACCGTCTTCTCCGGCTCCGAGCGTTCCGGGGCCGTCCGGCTCAGGAACAGGGCGAAGACCGGCGGCTGGGCCTGGAGCAGTTCGAGGCGCCCGCCGTCCGCCTCGGCCAGGTCCCGGGCGACGGCCAGGCCGATGCCGGTGGAGTTGCGGCCGCTGATGGCCCGCTCGAAGATCCGGTTGCCGAGGTCCGGCGGGACGCCCGGCCCCTCGTCCGTGACCTCCAGCACCGCCTGGTTCCCGATCACCCGGGTGCGCAGGGCGACGGTGCCGCCGCCGTGCATCAGCGCGTTCTCCACCAGGGTGGCCAGCACCTGGGAGACCGCGCCCGGGGTGCCCACGGCCCGCACCCCCTGCTTGCCCGAGCGCACGATGGCGCGGCCGGCGCTGCGGTAGGCGGGCCGCCACTCCTCCACCTGCTGTTTGACGACCTCGTCGAGGTCGAAGGGGACCGCCGAGCCGGTCCGCGGGTCGCGCGAGTTCGTGAGCAGCCGCTGGACCACGTCCGTGAGCCGCTCCACCTGGGTGAGGGCGATGGTCGCCTCCTCCCGCACGGTCTCCAGGTCCTCGGTGACCGTGATCTCCTCCAGCCGCATCGACAGCGCGGTCAGCGGTGTGCGCAGCTGGTGGGAGGCGTCCGCGGCCAGCCGCCGCTCGGCGGTCAGCATCCGCCCGATCCGCTCGGCGCTGGAGTCCAGTACGTCCGCGACCCGGTCCAGCTCGGGCACCCCGTACCGCTTGTGCCGGGGCCGCGGGTCCCCCGATCCCAGGCGCTCGGCGGTCTCGGCGAGGTCGGTGAGCGGGGAGGCCAGCCGGTTGGCCTGCCGTACGGCGAGCAGTACGGCCGCCACGACGGCCAGCAGCGCGACGGCGCCGACCACCGCGAGCGTCCGCACGACCTCCTTGGTCACGGTGGAGCGGGCTTCCTCGACGACGACGAGCTCGCCCTGCTCCCCGCGTGCCGTGCCGCGGATGACATCCTCGTCGATCCGGTGGCCGACCTCCACGATGGCCTGCCCGGGGATGGTGATCGTGGCGTGGTGGCCGACGTCCAGCTGGTCGGACAGGGCCTGCGGGTCGACCTTCTCGCGCTCCAGGACGTCCGCCTCGACGATGCCGACCAGGCGCTGGGCCTCGTACTCGATGCGGTCCTGGGCGCTGCTGGTGATGGTCCGGGTCTCCACGATCACCAGGGAGACACCGAAGACGGCGATCACGACGAGCACGACGGCGAGCGTGGAGTTGATCAGGCGGCGGCGCATGGCGTGGAGCTGCTCAGCTCTTCTCGAAGCGGAATCCGACGCCCCGGACGGTGGCGATGTAGCGGGGATTGGCGGCGTCGTCACCCAGCTTCTTGCGCAGCCAGGAGATGTGCATGTCGAGGGTCTTGGTGGAGGACCACCAGGTGGTGTCCCAGACCTCGCGCATGAGCTGGTCGCGGGTGACGACCCGGCCGGCGTCGCGGACCAGCACGCGCAGCAGGTCGAACTCCTTGGCGGTGAGCTGGAGCTCCTCCTCGCCCATCCAGGCGCGGTGCGATTCGACGTCGATGCGCACGCCGTGGGTGGCGGGGGGCTGGGCGGTCTCCGCGGCGCCGCGCCGGAGCAGGGCCCGGACCCGGGCCAGCAGCTCGGCGAGGCGGAACGGCTTGGTCACGTAGTCGTCGGCGCCGGCGTCGAGGCCGACGACGGTGTCGACCTCGTCCGCGCGGGCGGTCAGGACCAGGATCGGGAAGCCGTGGCCCTCGGCGCGCAGCCGCCGGGCCACTTCGAGGCCGTCCATGCCCGGCAGCCCGAGGTCCAGGACCACCAGGTCCACGCCGCCCTGCAGTCCGGCGTCCAGGGCCGTGGGGCCGTCCTCCCGGACCTCGACCTCGTACCCCTCCCGGCGCAGGGCGCGGGCCAGGGGTTCCGAGATGGATGCGTCGTCCTCGGCGAGCAGTACACGCGTCATGTGGGTGATGGTAGTCCGAGGCGACTGGTTCGAGGGGGCCTCGGGAACGCCCCTGGCTATCTGGGCTTATGACCTACTGAACACCTTCGAATATGGTCGGACGGTTCCCTGGCGACCTGTGATCCATATCTCAAGTCCTTCCTTATGCGGCCCTGTCGTGTCGTATGGTGTCGAGACGCCTGATGCACTACCTCAGGGACCTTTGTGCCGAAAACCGCGCCCAAGGTCTCTATTTCTGTCCTGACCGGACGGGGCAGTCTTGACGGACTGACCTGTCCGGGCTTGATGACAGTGAATGACCTGTGGGCCGGGCCCGCCGCGCGAGGATGCGCGGCCGGGCGTGGATCCCGGTCACGGATGTCCCTTCGCCCCCGCACCCCACGGGGACGAGACCCCCGGGCGTGGGGTGGGACCTCCGCTGCCGGTGCCGGCCACCCCCCACCGGGCGCTGCTGGGCTCACGAAGCCACGCGTCCCGAGCAAGCAAGGATCGACCATGGCTTCCAGCCTGACGAAGGACTCGGCGGATCCGTCCACCGACAAGACCTTCTTCGGCCACCCCCGTGGCCTGGCCACGCTGTTCATGACCGAGATGTGGGAGCGCTTCTCCTACTACGGCATGCGCGCACTTCTCGTGTACTACCTGGTCTCGGGCGGCGCCGACGCCGCCACGGGCAGCCAGGGCGGCGGCCTTGCGATGACCGCGGCCACGACCACGGCCATCTACTCCGTGTACGTCTCCATGGTCTACCTGATGGCCATGCCGGGCGGATGGTTCGGCGACCGCGTCTGGGGTGCCCGCAAGACGGTCGCGATCGCCGGCTT is part of the Streptomyces subrutilus genome and encodes:
- a CDS encoding GtrA family protein; its protein translation is MSTPGNGSVLERVRGLVREVAKFGAVGGLGVLVNLGVFNLIRHTTDLQVVRASVIATVVAIATNYLGFRYFAYRDRAKSGRTRELTLFAAFSAVGLVIENGVLYTATYGFGWDGPVATNVFKFIGIGTATVFRFWSYRTWVFKALPPAAEVEPIPGPAPLPRPDRRPEPQPEPEPAPAAS
- a CDS encoding response regulator transcription factor, giving the protein MTRVLLAEDDASISEPLARALRREGYEVEVREDGPTALDAGLQGGVDLVVLDLGLPGMDGLEVARRLRAEGHGFPILVLTARADEVDTVVGLDAGADDYVTKPFRLAELLARVRALLRRGAAETAQPPATHGVRIDVESHRAWMGEEELQLTAKEFDLLRVLVRDAGRVVTRDQLMREVWDTTWWSSTKTLDMHISWLRKKLGDDAANPRYIATVRGVGFRFEKS
- a CDS encoding ATP-binding protein, whose translation is MRRRLINSTLAVVLVVIAVFGVSLVIVETRTITSSAQDRIEYEAQRLVGIVEADVLEREKVDPQALSDQLDVGHHATITIPGQAIVEVGHRIDEDVIRGTARGEQGELVVVEEARSTVTKEVVRTLAVVGAVALLAVVAAVLLAVRQANRLASPLTDLAETAERLGSGDPRPRHKRYGVPELDRVADVLDSSAERIGRMLTAERRLAADASHQLRTPLTALSMRLEEITVTEDLETVREEATIALTQVERLTDVVQRLLTNSRDPRTGSAVPFDLDEVVKQQVEEWRPAYRSAGRAIVRSGKQGVRAVGTPGAVSQVLATLVENALMHGGGTVALRTRVIGNQAVLEVTDEGPGVPPDLGNRIFERAISGRNSTGIGLAVARDLAEADGGRLELLQAQPPVFALFLSRTAPERSEPEKTVR